A part of Uloborus diversus isolate 005 chromosome 6, Udiv.v.3.1, whole genome shotgun sequence genomic DNA contains:
- the LOC129224270 gene encoding nuclear pore complex protein Nup160-like, which translates to MKTVMYREITPHSDVMDRWNDVTINAGASQCTLQDIKILEGAGCFTYRNSGDLTSCCSNRFIYWRTNHDVIELVEVSMDLNLKGSHLRLRFQNTPILRGVSVHESGDKVVLLVATVSAIHKITFPHPTSLDGHEFQIKKTESSSPSIFYDTTNVTLRSRSCFSVLQHVSLGIPLPHTSCSWLETNGSAVFILANTAGSVMMLVMSDRNGVEISTTELMKTGSFFRIFNGFVPNAIRNNKTEAAMNLVCHQTSTDVLIFSLFTDLQIRIWSFKKQECLLVDSIQNYDSEKNLNAGSFTTHQCHLRKSVCSSTNDFILGVYVPVSQRKVFYIFKPQFIQDRCKLLLLSTLHQTQHDLVDFCVSDSHIWTLWLSCENQPIVYTAEIDSCQRSELQSSWIPVCLEPRVSHSIDYESSNPQDNYLREIFKVGRFLPSTIAKAISICQSTRNSTILSNVSMQADNLKNRVLAAIEGEILMKIGDVDPNDPEYLEAAMECWDRFFSNCIQYHEVGMKPLGISVDPFTGFVIVIKKIFYSLLCPCDPLEIFVNPSFHSLFHLSSLETEDKKLYYNLKSILTCVDLVHEKVDRKLLTGFEEKLYNLCSPISYASDINKSLQMEASSQFFSRLHSLLPACAETVSALNYLLAKLDLSADAKDMQCKSSTRYPAFANASSGISALCAGLSHFTKQRFDFCRDLLLFEIILYGSDMMENDQLDSLMLQSSIIPKTVALVRSYYIILWCTQSECVSVTPSVQDAAFKQFCVLEMPELVNSDLTDIQAGHTISHLFFKKDGGSKARKIMESHQSVLEIKEDFSTLFPSLVVAAATLLWPLEGNMFLEFLFAQCQYFPLQEYDRLLCDWCSWNKQYVNFLVGSSYLILGESDKALTIFLDVSKDIEGESLLCNKLLKGRYNSGSSVVSLYFMRVIQMFEQFSLSECVVKLASTALEGIQEDDLHRPIFYSILFKHHLNLGNSGKAFNTLNKNPDSSRRKDCLRQLIVKLCEVKQFQKIIELSYLAFEEDIVTILESRARCSDLSQNTSFYGILYALHFGHKKYRKAAAVMYELAMRFGREVIGLKGLRKQASCYLAAINCLHLAEPKYAWIVKPAANNLDAVEEMDYKNLPKRDADGKEVSNEPSSVKIEVLGLKDIQQEYNLIQARLLHAEKHRKSNLVLTPLSPEETIALLLNSCMFEAALQLSNSFSLSLVPVFEALAYRCLASTLHSGTYIEDQNTSLKPNDPNLDLMTTTKHNNAWHMLEKYLQKYEDPGKSLLHRCVSEKLLVLGAALPAWLRLSYQKRNFTELIALYICHGLLQDALELTVKYIKAVLGTRKEDFDLKFSLHANSPHVWLPHTYIDIILDAAEDLQDNVNIKDLHQELLDTLEMYNQTVESVTQSKLSSCLL; encoded by the coding sequence ATGAAGACTGTAATGTATCGCGAAATCACCCCACATTCCGATGTTATGGACAGGTGGAATGATGTTACTATCAATGCTGGTGCTTCTCAGTGTACTTTACAAGATATCAAGATCCTTGAAGGTGCTGGGTGCTTCACTTATCGCAATAGTGGGGATTTAACATCATGTTGCAGTAATAGATTTATTTACTGGAGAACTAATCACGATGTAATTGAACTTGTAGAAGTATCGATGGACTTGAATTTGAAAGGTAGTCATCTGCGTTTGCGGTTTCAAAACACACCGATTTTACGCGGAGTTAGTGTGCATGAGAGTGGTGATAAAGTTGTACTTTTAGTTGCTACTGTTTCAGCTATCCATAAAATTACATTTCCTCATCCTACTAGTTTGGATGGGCatgaatttcaaataaaaaagaccGAATCATCGTCCCCATCCATATTTTATGATACTACCAATGTGACTCTGCGCAGCAGAAGTTGTTTTTCAGTATTGCAGCATGTATCTTTGGGAATTCCTTTGCCACATACGTCTTGTTCCTGGTTAGAAACCAATGGCAGTGCCGTTTTCATATTGGCAAACACTGCTGGATCTGTCATGATGCTAGTGATGTCTGATCGGAATGGAGTGGAAATTTCCACCACAGAGTTGATGAAAACTGGTTCTTTTTTTCGCATCTTCAATGGATTTGTACCAAATGCtataagaaataataaaactGAGGCAGCGATGAACCTAGTCTGCCATCAAACTTCAACAGATGTATTAATATTTTCCCTCTTCACGGATTTACAGATACGCATATGGTCGTTTAAGAAACAAGAATGCCTTTTAGTAGATTCCATTCAAAATTATGATTCTGAAAAGAATTTGAATGCTGGAAGTTTTACAACACATCAATGTCATTTGCGAAAATCAGTTTGTAGTTCAACTAACGATTTTATTTTAGGTGTATATGTTCCTGTTTCACAACGGaaagtattttatatatttaaaccTCAATTCATACAAGATCGATGTAAATTGCTTCTTCTTTCTACTTTGCATCAAACTCAACATGATTTAGTAGATTTTTGTGTCAGTGACTCCCATATTTGGACTCTTTGGTTGAGCTGTGAGAACCAACCAATTGTATACACTGCTGAAATTGATTCATGCCAAAGAAGTGAACTTCAAAGTAGTTGGATACCTGTTTGCCTTGAGCCAAGGGTCTCACATTCAATTGATTATGAGTCTTCAAATCCTCAAGATAATTATTTGagagaaatttttaaagttggtaGATTTTTACCATCTACAATTGCCAAAGCTATCAGTATATGCCAATCCACTAGAAATTCTACCATTCTttcaaatgtttcaatgcaagcaGATAACCTGAAAAATAGAGTGCTTGCGGCTATTGAAggtgaaattttgatgaaaatcggGGATGTTGACCCTAACGACCCAGAGTATCTGGAAGCGGCCATGGAATGTTGGGACCGTTTTTTCTCTAATTGCATTCAGTATCATGAAGTTGGTATGAAGCCCTTAGGCATTTCAGTGGATCCCTTTACTGGATTTGTGattgtaatcaaaaaaatattttattctttgctGTGCCCTTGTGACCCTCTAGAAATTTTTGTAAATCCCAGCTTTCACTCTTTATTTCATTTAAGTTCGTTGGAAACCGAAGATAAAAAActgtattataatttaaaatccaTTCTCACATGTGTTGATCTCGTGCATGAAAAGGTTGATAGGAAACTATTGACGGGTTTTGAAGAAAAGCTTTACAATCTATGTTCTCCAATATCTTATGCATCAGACATCAATAAGTCTCTACAAATGGAAGCTAGCAGTCAATTTTTTAGTCGTTTACATTCGTTATTACCGGCATGTGCGGAAACTGTATCGGCTTTAAACTATCTTTTAGCCAAATTGGACCTTAGTGCTGATGCAAAAGATATGCAGTGTAAATCTTCTACTAGGTACCCGGCATTTGCAAACGCTTCCTCTGGAATAAGTGCATTATGTGCTGGCTTATCACATTTCACTAAACAAAGATTCGACTTCTGCAGagatttattactttttgaaattataCTTTATGGCTCGGACATGATGGAAAATGATCAGCTTGATAGTCTAATGTTACAATCAAGTATTATACCAAAAACAGTCGCCCTTGTCAGGTCCTATTACATAATTTTATGGTGTACTCAATCTGAATGTGTATCTGTAACACCATCTGTGCAAGATGCGGCTTTTAAGCAGTTTTGTGTTCTCGAAATGCCTGAATTGGTGAATTCGGATCTAACTGACATTCAAGCGGGACATACTATAAGtcacttgtttttcaaaaaagatggTGGATCGAAAGCTCGGAAAATCATGGAAAGTCACCAATCTGTGTTAGAAATAAAAGAAGACTTCTCAACGTTATTCCCTTCTTTAGTTGTTGCTGCCGCGACCCTCTTGTGGCCACTTGAAGGAAATATGTTTCTAGAATTTTTATTTGCTCAGTGTCAATACTTTCCTCTGCAAGAATATGATAGACTTTTATGTGACTGGTGTTCGTGGAATAAGCAGTATGTTAATTTTTTGGTTGGGAGCAGTTATTTAATACTAGGAGAATCTGATAAAGCTCTTACAATCTTCCTAGATGTATCTAAAGATATTGAAGGAGAATCACTTTTATGCAACAAGCTGTTAAAAGGAAGGTACAATTCTGGTTCATCTGTTGTTAGTTTATACTTCATGCGTGTGATTCAAATGTTCGAACAGTTTTCTTTATCGGAATGTGTGGTAAAGTTAGCATCAACAGCTCTTGAAGGCATCCAAGAAGATGATTTGCATAGACctatattttattccattttatttaaACATCATCTGAATTTAGGAAATAGTGGAAAAGCTTTTAACACATTGAACAAAAATCCAGACTCGTCGCGAAGGAAGGACTGTCTTCGTCAGTTGATTGTAAAATTGTGTGAAGTgaagcaatttcaaaaaattattgaactttCTTACCTGGCTTTTGAAGAAGATATAGTCACAATATTAGAGTCAAGAGCAAGGTGTTCGGATCTTTcccaaaatacttcattttatgGAATATTGTATGCTCTCCACTTTGGTCATAAAAAGTACCGCAAAGCGGCAGCTGTAATGTATGAATTGGCCATGAGATTCGGGAGAGAAGTAATTGGCTTAAAAGGATTAAGAAAGCAAGCATCTTGTTATTTAGCCGCTATTAATTGTTTGCATTTGGCCGAACCAAAATATGCCTGGATAGTGAAGCCAGCTGCAAATAATTTGGATGCGGTAGAAGAAATGGACTATAAAAATTTACCGAAACGAGATGCAGATGGAAAAGAAGTTTCAAATGAGCCTTCATCTGTAAAAATAGAAGTTCTAGGCCTGAAAGACATTCAGCAGGAATATAATTTGATTCAAGCTAGACTGCTGCATGCCGAAAAGCATCGTAAGTCTAATTTGGTTCTTACACCCCTTTCTCCTGAAGAAACTATAGCATTACTTTTGAACAGCTGCATGTTTGAAGCTGCATTGCAGCTTTCAAATTCATTTTCCCTCTCTCTTGTTCCAGTGTTTGAAGCTCTAGCTTACAGATGCTTAGCTTCAACTTTACATTCAGGAACATATATTGAAGATCAAAACACTTCATTAAAGCCTAATGATCCAAATTTGGATCTTATGACTACAACTAAACATAACAATGCTTGGCATATGCtagaaaaatatcttcaaaaatatGAAGACCCTGGTAAAAGTTTACTACACAGATGTGTTTCGGAGAAACTTCTAGTTCTTGGAGCTGCTTTACCTGCATGGTTGAGATTATCATATCAAAAACGAAACTTTACGGAATTAATTGCTTTGTATATCTGCCATGGACTTCTGCAAGATGCTTTGGAATTGACTGTGAAATATATAAAAGCTGTGTTAGGCACCAGAAAAGAAGATTTTGacctaaaattttcattacatgcTAATTCTCCCCATGTTTGGTTGCCACATACTTACATTGATATCATTCTGGATGCGGCTGAAGATTTACAAGATAATGTAAACATTAAAGACTTGCATCAAGAGTTGTTAGATACTTTAGAAATGTATAATCAAACTGTAGAATCGGTTACCCAGTCCAAATTGTCTAGTTGCTTGCTCTGA